ACGTCGCAACTGAATCGGCATCTCTCTCAGCTTCAGCAGGTGCTCACCCGGGATCTGGCCGACTTCAACAGGCTCATCCGCGATCAGGCCATTGCGCCCATCATCGTGCCTGAGCCGAAGCCCCTGCAATAACGGTGACCGCTGACAATGTGGAGGAAGCCTTCAGCCGGGCTTCCTCCACGGCCTCCCACACGGACGTGGGTGACGTGTGAGGAGCAGGTGCTCGTGTCGCCGGGAACCATTCCCAGAAGCAATGAAAAATCCTGATCCGCCGGCGGAGGAAACGGTCGAGCAGTTGGTCGCTCGGCTGGGCACCCTTCACCCGGCGGGAGAGATTGGCGCGTCTCGTGTTCTTTCACGAAGAGGTCAGGGGGGTGCCGCGGCGGCGGGGAGAAGATGTCCGAGACGCATCCCGGCGCCCCCGATGAGAACCGGCGAGATGGCTCGACGGCTCTTCAAAAGGCACGCACTCGCCGTTATACTTGACCGGAAAATGACGCATGTGAGTGCAGGTTTCTGAAGATTCAGTACCGTGGCAAGGGACAACAAACAACGGATTTCTCGCCCCGCGTCGCAGAGGACGCGACGTCAGCACTCGTGAGCCTCTGATGATTCAGATGCGCCGATTGGACATTCACCGCGTTGGTCTCCTGGTGAAACCCAAGATCACCGGGGCCGATCCGGTCATCGAGAAACTCTCGCAGATACTCGAGGCGCACGGCGCCGAGCTGTGGGCCGAAGAGATCGTCGAGAAGATGTCGCCTCATTGTCGGGCGCAGTTTGTGTCCCGCGAGGAGCTGGCGTCCTCGGTGGATCTGCTCATTGTGCTGGGCGGCGATGGAACCATGCTGGCGGCCTCGCGCCTGGTGGGAGAGCGGCGCATCCCCGTGCTCGGCGTTAATTTTGGCGGTCTGGGGTATCTCACCGAGTTCACTCTCGATGAGTTGTTCCCCATGGTGGAGGCCCTCTTCACCGGCGAGGTGGCCATTGACTCGCGCATGCGACTCGATGCCGGCGTCTCCCGTGAGGGACGGGCGGTCGCCCAGTATTGCGTTCTCAACGATGCCGTGGTGAACAAAAGCGCCCTCGCCCGCATGATCGAAATCGAATGCTTCGTTGATGCTCACTATGTGACGACGTTCCGGGCCGATGGCATCATCGTGTCTACCCCGACGGGATCAACCGCCTACTCGCTCTCCGCCGGAGGACCCATCGTTCACCCGGCGGTGAGCGCCATCATCGTCACGCCGATCTGTCCTCACATGCTCACGAATCGTCCTCTCGTCATCAGCGATGAGTCGGAGGTGATGCTGCGCCTCCGCACGGCCCGCGAAGAAGTCACCCTCACGCTCGATGGTCAGGTGGGTTTCGCCCTCCAGGCCGGAGATGAAGTCCGGGCGCGAAAAAGCGCTCGGATGTTCGATCTCATCTGCCCGATGAACAAGAACTACTTCCAGGTCCTGCGAGACAAGCTCCACTGGGGCCGCTGACGACCGATTCCCTCCCCGCAGGAACGACCTATTTGACCTTCCGAACGGCGCTCTGTATTATTCTCGCTTTTCGTGCGATGATGTGCGGAGACGCATTTTGTCTGCCGGTGGTGTGACAGGCTGTGAATCGGCCAGCGCGTCGCCGCAGTGGCGAGTTCCGGTCGGAGGTTTGACGGTTCGGGAACTGTTCGAAGGATGCACATTCCGAGTCGCCTTTTTGCCCGTGGTCCTTTGAGATCTCACCTCAGTGCTTCGCCCGTCGGCATGCCACGCACTGGCAGATCGGACGGCATCGTCGAGCTGAGAGTGGAAGAGGGCATGGGGAGGAAGAAGCATGTCGCGGAGACGGATGCAGGTTGTCGGAGTGATTCTACTGACGCTGATCGCTCTGGGATTTCGCGTTCACCGGCTGGGAGCCGTTGGATTGAGCGAGGATGAGGCCCGGAAAGTTCAAGCCGCACGAGCGTATCTGAAAGGGACGTTCATCGTCAACACCGAACATCCCATGCTGATGAAATCCTTCATTGCCGGATCGCTCGTCGCATCGAAGTGGTGGAACGAGAGGATCGCGCACGGCAGACCAGG
The genomic region above belongs to Blastocatellia bacterium and contains:
- a CDS encoding NAD(+)/NADH kinase codes for the protein MIQMRRLDIHRVGLLVKPKITGADPVIEKLSQILEAHGAELWAEEIVEKMSPHCRAQFVSREELASSVDLLIVLGGDGTMLAASRLVGERRIPVLGVNFGGLGYLTEFTLDELFPMVEALFTGEVAIDSRMRLDAGVSREGRAVAQYCVLNDAVVNKSALARMIEIECFVDAHYVTTFRADGIIVSTPTGSTAYSLSAGGPIVHPAVSAIIVTPICPHMLTNRPLVISDESEVMLRLRTAREEVTLTLDGQVGFALQAGDEVRARKSARMFDLICPMNKNYFQVLRDKLHWGR